A single genomic interval of Camelina sativa cultivar DH55 chromosome 11, Cs, whole genome shotgun sequence harbors:
- the LOC104721651 gene encoding early nodulin-like protein 1 produces MASSSSLLVTIFLCISFFFCLSVDANEVTVGGKSGDWKIPPSASFSFNEWAQKARFKVGDSIVFKYEAGKDSVLQVTREAYEKCNTTSPKASYTDGNTKLKLDQSGPVYFISGTEGHCQKGQKLRLVVVTPRNSAFSPAPSPSEFDGPAVAPTSGAAKLTGAFAVLNLVLGFWTLF; encoded by the exons atggcttcttcttcttctcttctagtTACCATATTCCTCtgcatttctttcttcttctgcttgtcCGTCGATGCAAATGAGGTTACCGTCGGTGGAAAATCCGGTGACTGGAAGATTCCTCCTtcagcttctttctctttcaacgAATGGGCTCAAAAAGCTCGTTTCAAAGTCGGAGACTCTATTG ttttcaaGTACGAAGCCGGTAAAGACTCTGTTCTCCAAGTGACACGAGAAGCTTACGAGAAGTGCAACACCACGAGCCCTAAAGCCAGCTACACCGACGGGAACACAAAGTTGAAGCTAGACCAATCCGGTCCGGTTTACTTCATCAGTGGAACAGAGGGTCACTGTCAAAAGGGTCAGAAGCTACGCCTAGTTGTCGTCACTCCTCGTAACTCTGCCTTCTCTCCAGCTCCTTCGCCATCTGAGTTCGACGGTCCCGCCGTAGCTCCTACTAGTGGTGCCGCTAAGCTCACTGGCGCATTCGCCGTCCTCAACCTTGTTCTTGGATTCTGGACCCTCTTTTGA
- the LOC104727629 gene encoding MATH domain and coiled-coil domain-containing protein At3g58210-like, translating to MFTLCSQRRYILIYSCVIGGCRWRVVAAYSKGIKFNDALSLYLAVADAESLPCGWSRHAEFSFTVVNQMSEEHSQLQDVFRDFTETEGWFDHKTPVCGCASSFPLGKLDAKYGGFILNYQVKVVAEVKVLEAIGKSIEDTTTNPPPVEEVSFTSVYGFPVIPSEVELVSRMFENHPDVALEWRNVYNPYSKRGHMYSLIGLIETLQKPLQEISMSNLANARDTMVFLRYAGLQLDWVEKKMKELTAKKMEKEELGQVDI from the exons ATGTTTACTCTTTGCAGTCAGAGAAGATATATTCTGATATATTCGTGCGTGATCGGTGGCTGTAGATG GCGTGTTGTGGCGGCATATTCCAAGGGAATTAAATTTAATGACGCTCTGTCTCTGTATCTGGCGGTTGCTGATGCTGAGTCTTTGCCTTGTGGATGGAGTAGACACGCAGAGTTTTCTTTTACTGTAGTGAATCAAATGTCTGAAGAACACTCCCAACTGCAAGATGTCTTTCGTGATTTTACAGAAACAGAAGGGTGGTTTGATCACAAGACTCCTGTCTGTGGTTGTGCATCCAGCTTTCCCCTTGGAAAACTTGATGCTAAATATGGTGGATTTATACTGAATTATCAAGTCAAGGTTGTTGCAGAGGTGAAAGTTCTTGAAGCTATCGGCAAGTCTATCGAGGACACTACTACTAATCCACCACCGGTAGAGGAAGTTTCTTTCACTAGTGTCTACGGGTTTCCAGTTATTCCGTCAGAGGTGGAACTTGTGAGCCGCATGTTTGAAAACCACCCGGACGTTGCATTAGAGTGGAGAAATGTATATAACCCATATTCGAAGAGAGGACACATGTATAGCCTAATCGGCTTGATTGAGACTCTGCAAAAGCCGCTTCAAGAAATCTCAATGTCTAATTTAGCTAATGCACGTGATACAATGGTGTTCCTCAGATATGCTGGACTTCAGTTGGATtgggtggagaagaagatgaaagagctGACCGCaaaaaagatggagaaagagGAACTAGGACAAGTCGATATTTGA
- the LOC104721652 gene encoding uncharacterized protein LOC104721652 translates to MAGEEDWRKTADTTKMSSESVKAAGVESSKRPPGSNPGGVLHQRRNLPYSYTTMVLAGLAISGAVMYSVMYAKKKPEASATDVAKAATGTAKPEDTHPRK, encoded by the coding sequence ATGGCAGGAGAAGAAGACTGGAGAAAAACTGCGGATACGACGAAAATGAGCTCGGAGAGTGTAAAAGCTGCCGGCGTTGAGTCATCGAAGAGGCCACCAGGAAGTAATCCCGGCGGTGTTCTTCACCAACGCCGCAACTTGCCTTATAGTTACACTACGATGGTTCTTGCCGGATTAGCTATCTCTGGTGCCGTCATGTACTCTGTTATGTATGCTAAGAAGAAGCCCGAAGCTAGTGCTACTGATGTAGCTAAGGCGGCCACAGGGACGGCGAAACCCGAAGATACTCATCCGAGAAAATAA
- the LOC109127227 gene encoding glutathione S-transferase T3-like, protein MDSTNPLYQSSSYLNLLNSQEEGGINVENFRWESYPPSGQSSSQMPPHSSQPSEAPTLSRETPLERKERKKWAPADDEVLISAWLNTSKDAIVANQQKVGSFWTRISRYYGDTPHARNSGEQMLVTHCKQRWHKINDLTNKFCAAFAAAERLNSSGHSENDILKNAHDIYFADHKKRFNLEHCWCLLRFEQKWLSLNTINTPPSQPATKRKPAAEGSQSSSCNVEDYERRPEGIKAAKAKRNNASASNVKTLAEYKSMWDVKKEELAEKEKLQKLAILDTLLAKKEPLNACEEVIMNKIVSQYF, encoded by the coding sequence ATGGATTCTACGAATCCATTATatcagtcttcttcttacttaaaCCTGCTTAACAGTCAAGAAGAAGGTGGGATTAATGTTGAAAACTTTCGTTGGGAAAGTTATCCACCTTCTGGACAGAGCAGCTCACAAATGCCTCCGCACAGCTCCCAACCTTCTGAGGCGCCAACTCTTTCTCGAGAAACACCATTGGAGcgaaaggagagaaagaaatggGCTCCTGCTGATGATGAAGTCTTGATATCCGCATGGCTCAACACTTCAAAGGATGCCATTgttgcaaatcaacaaaaggTAGGAAGCTTCTGGACAAGGATTAGCCGGTACTATGGTGACACTCCTCATGCTAGGAATAGTGGTGAACAGATGCTGGTGACACATTGCAAGCAGCGTTGGCATAAGATAAATGACCTAACTAACAAGTTCTGTGCGGCATTCGCAGCAGCAGAGAGACTGAACAGCTCTGGTCATTCTGAAAATGATATCTTAAAGAATGCACATGATATCTACTTTGCTGACCATAAGAAGAGGTTTAACCTAGAGCATTGTTGGTGTTTGTTAAGGTTTGAGCAGAAATGGCTCAGCCTTAACACTATTAACACGCCCCCATCTCAGCCTGCAACAAAGAGGAAACCAGCTGCTGAAGGCTCACAATCATCAAGCTGCAATGTTGAGGACTATGAGAGAAGGCCAGAAGGGATCAAGGCTGCAAAGGCAAAGAGGAACAATGCATCGGCGTCTAACGTGAAGACTCTTGCTGAGTATAAGAGCATGTGGGATGTCAAGAAAGAGGAATTGGCTGAAAAGGAGAAACTACAAAAGCTGGCCATCCTAGACACTCTCTTAGCCAAAAAGGAACCCTTGAATGCGTGTGAAGAAGTTATCATGAACAAGATAGTGTCCCAGTATTTCTGA